A single genomic interval of Pyruvatibacter sp. HU-CL02332 harbors:
- a CDS encoding lipoxygenase family protein, giving the protein MTTKSRLTINRRLALGGALSLPLATSAWARTEVSLPQDACLSGQSRVKANVYEFDLDGKPVEWDYPSGKASSNGLTLKGLGLQRTRSEKQTNSGFTDTSALADRFLNMGEYVDWHPTSLWALQFGAKAAIALERDEDVTAATEISDQFFAYQRVGGVYPCMLKKVSSDRDFSAFIKPGQDYYMVDYHALSTLKDNDSVSSSEDHGEKQKRRYGYQPKALFVSADGKLKPLAILVRRGNKAELVEPGDPNWQIAKFIVQNADFNQHQLVGHLGRTHLWMEALAVSTGICLPKEVHPISKLLRPHLEGTINITDFATTDLINISPQRNNGGIFDHNFTGTMASNIQHIAEEVFGLYDQGKLNSDPQLAKKVSNLFNENIFPREITNRGVGHFRTEKISRDGESSSPLIDIDVLHAYSGPEGTDGLDFFYPYLEDSTVLWNAITDWVCRYVSAYYATDLDVENDCEIQLWAQTIVRDGKIPGFGEYQNGRTAEGKISTRSYLVQAVSEMIFTASAQHSAVNFPQADFGPVMPAGLYHDYFGDEPGALSDYLPSTQHFTEVMELWSVLSASQYTTLGKYHDNTSSGKKLRSVNDYFDNKFVRDSLKHFRRTLEGIEESISERGAVNGYRYDYLQPSLIPQSVNV; this is encoded by the coding sequence ATGACCACCAAATCTCGTCTGACGATCAATCGCCGTCTTGCCCTTGGTGGCGCATTGTCATTGCCGCTTGCAACATCCGCATGGGCAAGAACCGAAGTGTCATTGCCGCAAGACGCATGTCTTTCGGGACAGTCTCGCGTGAAAGCAAATGTCTATGAATTCGATTTGGACGGTAAGCCTGTTGAGTGGGACTATCCCTCCGGCAAAGCCTCTTCCAACGGATTGACCCTGAAAGGTCTGGGTTTGCAGAGGACCAGGTCTGAAAAGCAAACGAATTCAGGCTTTACAGATACGTCGGCGCTCGCTGACCGTTTTCTAAATATGGGCGAGTATGTTGACTGGCACCCAACGTCGTTGTGGGCGCTTCAATTTGGCGCAAAAGCCGCCATCGCCCTGGAACGCGATGAAGATGTCACAGCGGCGACTGAGATTTCGGATCAATTTTTTGCATACCAGCGGGTCGGGGGCGTGTACCCCTGCATGCTGAAAAAGGTTTCCAGTGATCGTGACTTCAGCGCGTTCATCAAGCCAGGGCAAGACTACTACATGGTGGACTACCATGCGCTCAGTACACTGAAGGATAATGACAGTGTCAGTAGCAGCGAAGACCATGGCGAAAAACAGAAGCGTCGATATGGCTACCAGCCCAAAGCCCTTTTTGTCTCCGCAGACGGAAAATTGAAACCTCTGGCGATTTTGGTCCGCCGTGGAAACAAGGCGGAACTTGTTGAGCCAGGAGATCCCAACTGGCAAATCGCGAAATTCATCGTCCAAAATGCTGACTTCAACCAGCATCAGTTGGTGGGACATTTGGGACGCACGCATCTTTGGATGGAAGCACTTGCCGTTTCGACCGGTATTTGCCTTCCGAAAGAGGTTCACCCGATCAGCAAATTGTTGAGGCCGCACCTTGAAGGCACCATCAACATTACGGATTTTGCGACGACCGACCTCATCAACATAAGCCCACAAAGGAACAATGGCGGAATATTCGATCACAACTTTACGGGCACGATGGCGTCCAACATTCAGCACATCGCTGAAGAGGTCTTCGGTCTTTATGATCAAGGCAAACTAAATTCAGATCCGCAGCTGGCCAAAAAGGTTAGCAACCTCTTCAACGAGAATATTTTCCCGCGTGAAATTACGAACCGTGGCGTTGGGCATTTCAGGACGGAAAAAATTAGTCGTGACGGTGAATCTTCCTCACCGCTGATCGATATTGATGTTCTACATGCCTATTCAGGCCCCGAAGGGACCGATGGACTCGATTTTTTCTATCCGTACCTGGAAGATAGTACCGTGCTGTGGAATGCGATCACGGATTGGGTTTGCCGTTATGTGTCGGCCTATTACGCGACTGATCTTGATGTCGAAAATGACTGTGAAATTCAGCTTTGGGCTCAGACAATTGTCAGGGACGGGAAAATTCCAGGCTTTGGCGAATACCAAAATGGGCGCACGGCCGAAGGCAAAATTTCGACCCGCTCCTATCTTGTTCAAGCTGTCTCTGAGATGATTTTCACAGCGTCTGCACAACACTCGGCCGTCAACTTTCCGCAAGCCGACTTTGGCCCTGTCATGCCTGCTGGCCTGTATCATGACTACTTTGGAGATGAGCCCGGAGCGCTGTCGGACTACCTTCCTAGTACACAGCATTTTACGGAAGTTATGGAGTTGTGGAGCGTGCTATCAGCCTCACAGTACACGACGCTCGGCAAGTACCATGACAACACGTCGTCAGGAAAGAAGCTGAGGTCCGTCAATGACTATTTCGACAACAAGTTCGTACGCGATTCATTGAAGCACTTCCGCCGCACTTTGGAAGGCATTGAAGAGTCGATATCAGAACGTGGGGCGGTCAATGGGTATCGCTACGACTATCTGCAACCGTCATTGATTCCCCAAAGCGTAAACGTTTGA
- a CDS encoding integrase core domain-containing protein, with amino-acid sequence MKRSRSTEEQTVETLREQESEVNALFIEPDLPWKDEYNESFSTNLRGGRMNGDPFNDLWDAASSSRGRCHYNPMRPHRYPGGKPPAPAAISLANLAPF; translated from the coding sequence ATGAAACGATCAAGGTCCACTGAGGAGCAGACCGTCGAGACCCTGCGAGAGCAGGAGAGCGAGGTGAATGCCTTGTTCATCGAACCAGACTTGCCCTGGAAAGATGAATACAACGAAAGCTTCAGCACGAATCTACGTGGCGGACGGATGAATGGGGACCCGTTCAACGATCTTTGGGATGCCGCATCCTCATCGCGCGGGCGGTGCCACTACAACCCTATGCGTCCCCATAGGTATCCTGGCGGCAAGCCACCAGCACCTGCAGCCATCTCGCTGGCCAACCTGGCTCCTTTTTGA
- a CDS encoding TetR family transcriptional regulator: MKSRAKTADRILEAGRRMFNEKGYASTTLTQIALAVGISQGNLTYHFPTKIDLATKLQDQARLRTKSRRASLKPGTIQDDYVEHLLFGMEITWDNRFLLRDRALLADLATANQPNAEEVADYQELESLLRRIKKDDLFRRDLSIDLDVLTRSLWIISRYWMDYLRDSEGLQQITWSDQERGIQQHFAVLLPCLTASAKRDFEAALESASNQPALREATG, translated from the coding sequence ATGAAATCGCGCGCGAAGACTGCGGACCGGATTCTTGAAGCCGGACGCCGGATGTTCAACGAGAAGGGCTATGCCTCAACGACGTTGACGCAGATCGCACTGGCGGTAGGCATCTCGCAGGGAAACCTCACCTATCACTTCCCTACCAAGATCGACCTGGCGACAAAGCTGCAGGATCAGGCACGGCTGCGGACGAAGTCGCGCCGGGCCAGTCTCAAACCGGGCACCATTCAGGATGACTATGTGGAGCATCTCCTGTTTGGGATGGAGATCACCTGGGACAATCGGTTTTTGCTGCGAGACCGTGCGCTTCTGGCGGACCTTGCGACAGCCAACCAGCCTAACGCTGAAGAAGTGGCGGATTATCAGGAACTCGAAAGCCTGCTTAGACGGATCAAGAAAGATGACTTGTTCCGACGCGACCTGTCGATTGATCTGGATGTGCTGACCCGGTCGCTGTGGATCATCAGCCGTTACTGGATGGATTATCTGCGCGATTCAGAAGGGCTGCAGCAGATTACCTGGTCGGACCAGGAACGCGGCATCCAGCAACACTTCGCGGTCCTGCTCCCCTGCCTCACCGCATCCGCCAAGCGCGACTTCGAGGCCGCGCTCGAAAGCGCGTCAAACCAACCGGCGCTGCGGGAAGCAACCGGCTAG
- a CDS encoding FAD-dependent oxidoreductase produces the protein MGQKNRHIVIVGGGTSGTVLAARLSEAADLSVTLLETGPDDDTYGTDVLEPALAADAWSGATPIAINVMATQSGVIPMLQGRLIGGTSAVNGLATLRGLPGDYDGWAAAGLDGWGWQDVADTFIAAERDMDFGASPLHGDAGPLSVRRWRRDELSHAQRTYYDALVDHGEAAVHDVNDPSQLPGIGVFPVTIDENDKRLTTSLAYLTAQVRARENLTIRTNAEVGTIAVENGRASGVILTSGEHVEADEVILAAGAISSPVVLLRSGIGPADQLSQHHIKLQADLPVGATMSDHLGPGIPYRHDGPRGGVGGPAQVVLVGASNGTDVDYHAFPIAPAPTDDQTDFMMAVFLMRSSGRGSVRLGDTLDADPVITAPPLPDDAPERLRHGFDRIDAWERSSHAQELGCQPAEPHDLTAPDAVSKALERLTLSYYHMTSTCPMGPVLDADCRVHGIQGLRVADASVMPTIPTGNTYLGCVMVAERVASKMLAEQAARRP, from the coding sequence ATGGGTCAGAAAAACAGACATATCGTCATTGTCGGCGGCGGCACGTCGGGCACTGTGCTTGCGGCGCGCCTCAGCGAGGCCGCGGACCTGTCCGTCACGCTTCTTGAAACCGGCCCGGACGATGATACCTACGGCACTGACGTTCTTGAGCCAGCCCTTGCAGCAGACGCATGGTCAGGTGCGACCCCCATCGCCATCAATGTCATGGCGACCCAGTCCGGCGTCATCCCCATGCTGCAGGGGCGCCTCATCGGTGGCACCTCCGCCGTCAATGGTCTGGCCACCCTGCGCGGATTGCCAGGCGACTATGACGGCTGGGCCGCAGCAGGCCTTGACGGATGGGGCTGGCAGGATGTGGCTGATACATTCATTGCCGCCGAGCGCGATATGGATTTCGGCGCGTCGCCCCTTCATGGCGATGCCGGGCCTCTGTCGGTCCGCCGGTGGCGCCGTGACGAACTCAGCCATGCTCAGCGCACCTATTATGATGCGTTGGTCGATCATGGTGAGGCAGCGGTCCATGACGTCAATGACCCGTCGCAGCTCCCCGGCATTGGTGTGTTCCCCGTCACGATTGACGAAAACGACAAACGGCTGACCACAAGCCTAGCCTATCTCACGGCGCAGGTGCGTGCCCGGGAAAACCTGACGATCCGTACCAATGCGGAGGTCGGAACCATTGCAGTGGAAAACGGTCGTGCGTCAGGCGTCATCCTGACCTCGGGCGAACATGTTGAGGCAGATGAAGTCATCCTGGCGGCAGGTGCCATCTCCTCGCCTGTTGTATTGCTGCGGTCAGGTATTGGACCCGCGGATCAGCTGTCGCAGCACCACATCAAGCTCCAAGCAGACCTTCCTGTCGGCGCCACCATGAGTGATCATTTGGGCCCCGGCATTCCCTATCGCCATGACGGACCGCGCGGCGGGGTTGGCGGCCCGGCTCAGGTAGTGCTCGTGGGTGCCTCCAACGGAACAGACGTGGACTATCACGCCTTCCCCATTGCCCCTGCACCGACGGATGATCAGACAGATTTCATGATGGCCGTCTTCCTCATGCGCTCCAGCGGACGCGGCAGCGTGCGCCTGGGCGATACATTGGATGCCGATCCAGTCATCACGGCACCGCCTCTGCCTGACGATGCGCCCGAGCGCCTTCGCCACGGCTTCGACCGGATCGATGCGTGGGAACGGTCAAGCCATGCCCAGGAGCTGGGATGCCAGCCTGCAGAGCCCCATGATCTCACAGCCCCTGATGCAGTCAGCAAGGCCTTGGAGCGTCTCACCCTGAGTTACTACCACATGACCAGTACCTGCCCCATGGGACCGGTGCTTGATGCGGATTGCCGGGTTCACGGAATCCAGGGCCTGCGGGTGGCCGATGCCTCCGTCATGCCCACCATCCCGACGGGCAACACCTATCTGGGCTGCGTGATGGTTGCCGAGCGCGTGGCCAGCAAGATGTTGGCCGAACAGGCCGCACGGCGCCCGTAG
- a CDS encoding DsbA family protein has protein sequence MPANIDVFWSFRSPYSYLITPDLLRLRADFDVTVALRPVMPIAIRDKASVFDANDKKRPRYIVMDSLRRAELLGLPMTWPKPDPIVQDRETFEVSEDQPRIWRLTGLGVEAERRGKGIDFARAASAVIWGGTLDWDKGDHLAKAAAEVGLDLADMEAAIQPEEIKAQVEDHHAQLEAAGHWGVPTMVFEGEPFFGQDRVDTLRWRLEQKGVPARTK, from the coding sequence ATGCCAGCGAACATTGACGTCTTCTGGTCGTTCAGAAGCCCTTACTCCTATCTGATTACGCCGGACCTGCTGCGCCTGCGTGCGGACTTTGACGTAACCGTGGCCCTGCGCCCGGTGATGCCAATCGCCATACGTGACAAGGCATCTGTGTTTGATGCGAATGACAAGAAGCGCCCGCGCTACATCGTCATGGATTCACTGCGTCGGGCCGAGCTTCTGGGCCTCCCGATGACCTGGCCTAAGCCGGACCCGATTGTTCAGGACAGGGAGACCTTCGAGGTGTCGGAGGATCAGCCCCGCATCTGGCGGCTCACTGGCCTGGGCGTTGAGGCAGAGCGCCGTGGCAAGGGCATTGATTTTGCCCGCGCGGCATCAGCCGTGATCTGGGGCGGCACCCTCGATTGGGATAAGGGCGATCATCTTGCGAAAGCAGCTGCAGAGGTCGGCCTTGATCTTGCGGACATGGAAGCCGCCATCCAGCCCGAAGAGATAAAGGCCCAGGTCGAAGACCACCACGCCCAGTTGGAGGCCGCCGGACATTGGGGCGTTCCCACCATGGTGTTCGAAGGCGAGCCGTTCTTCGGCCAGGACCGGGTGGACACCCTGCGCTGGCGGCTGGAGCAGAAGGGCGTGCCCGCACGAACCAAGTAG
- a CDS encoding SDR family oxidoreductase encodes MDLQIKGKKAIMAGGSAGMGRATAERLAEAGVDLVITARREERLVTAAKEISEKYGTSVTPVVADSSKEEGRQALFAACPDPDILAITIKPPAPNGDFLKVTPEMWRESVETALIGPIEIMRNYIPAMKDKGWGRIVNIATFSAKNPMIWRLMSGPARSALINYTASVSREIAKHGITLNNLLPGMFQTEGASEIMKDYADAFGLERDPEVVRPHFMANNHIPAGFIGEADDLAPLAAFLCSPLARFIVGQNIVIDGGQHYSLF; translated from the coding sequence ATGGACCTGCAAATCAAAGGTAAGAAGGCAATCATGGCTGGCGGCAGTGCCGGTATGGGACGGGCGACAGCGGAGCGGCTGGCCGAGGCTGGTGTCGACCTGGTCATCACCGCGCGCCGCGAAGAGCGACTGGTGACAGCGGCAAAGGAAATCTCTGAAAAATACGGCACCAGCGTCACGCCGGTGGTGGCTGACTCATCGAAAGAAGAAGGCCGTCAGGCGCTCTTCGCAGCCTGCCCGGACCCAGACATCCTGGCCATTACGATCAAGCCGCCGGCACCCAACGGCGACTTTCTGAAGGTGACGCCGGAGATGTGGCGGGAGTCCGTCGAGACGGCGTTGATCGGACCCATCGAGATCATGCGCAACTATATTCCGGCGATGAAGGACAAGGGCTGGGGCCGCATCGTGAACATCGCCACGTTCTCGGCCAAGAATCCGATGATCTGGCGTCTGATGTCAGGCCCGGCCCGCTCGGCGCTGATCAACTACACAGCCAGCGTGTCCCGCGAAATCGCCAAACATGGCATCACGCTCAACAACCTCTTGCCCGGCATGTTCCAGACGGAAGGAGCGAGCGAAATCATGAAGGACTATGCGGACGCGTTCGGTTTGGAGCGGGACCCAGAGGTCGTGCGCCCACACTTCATGGCGAACAACCACATTCCTGCAGGTTTCATTGGCGAGGCTGATGACCTGGCGCCGTTGGCGGCGTTCCTCTGCAGTCCGCTCGCGCGCTTCATCGTGGGCCAGAACATCGTGATCGATGGCGGCCAGCACTACTCGCTCTTCTAG
- a CDS encoding putative sulfate exporter family transporter, whose product MDQLQSLDSMEGLVLVEETATPRGFARLPKGDLIYAVYPGLLVAATIGLASTWLATRYDAPVMLFALLLGMAFHFLHEDGRCLAGIEFASRTVLRIGVALLGVRITLDQLAGLGTAPVVIVLGGVATTIFLGWAFARALRLHPTFGVLSGGAVAICGASAALAIASVLPKSSRLEADTILTVVLVTAFSTVAMVVYPIFAESFGMSHATAGIFLGGTIHDVAQVVGAGYTISDETGEIATYVKLLRVAMLLPVVFIIAAVVSSTSGPVGEKRVQIPYFLIGFAVLVLVNSTGTIPEDIRTVTADASRWFLVTAIAALGMKTSLRQVFAVGWKPIGLVAVETGWIFLFVVAGIYLLA is encoded by the coding sequence GTGGATCAGTTGCAGTCCCTCGACAGCATGGAAGGCCTTGTCCTTGTAGAAGAAACGGCAACACCTCGCGGGTTTGCCAGACTGCCCAAGGGCGACCTGATCTATGCTGTCTATCCGGGCTTGCTTGTTGCGGCCACCATTGGACTGGCGTCAACCTGGCTGGCGACGCGCTATGATGCGCCCGTCATGCTCTTTGCCCTGCTTCTAGGGATGGCATTCCACTTTCTGCATGAAGACGGCCGGTGTCTTGCGGGCATCGAGTTTGCCTCGCGCACGGTCCTGCGGATTGGTGTGGCACTTCTTGGCGTGCGCATAACCCTCGATCAATTGGCCGGGCTTGGCACTGCGCCGGTTGTCATTGTGCTGGGTGGCGTTGCGACCACGATTTTTCTTGGATGGGCGTTTGCCAGAGCCTTGAGACTGCACCCTACATTTGGTGTCCTCTCAGGTGGCGCGGTTGCCATATGCGGCGCGTCTGCGGCGCTGGCGATTGCATCGGTCCTGCCCAAATCATCCCGACTGGAAGCAGATACCATCCTGACCGTGGTTCTGGTGACGGCTTTTTCCACAGTGGCCATGGTCGTCTATCCGATTTTTGCGGAGTCGTTCGGCATGAGCCATGCCACCGCGGGCATCTTTCTGGGCGGCACGATCCATGACGTGGCTCAGGTGGTGGGCGCGGGCTACACGATATCTGACGAGACGGGTGAAATAGCGACTTATGTCAAACTGCTGCGGGTCGCCATGCTGCTTCCCGTTGTCTTCATCATTGCGGCTGTTGTCAGCAGCACCAGCGGACCGGTGGGCGAGAAGCGCGTCCAGATACCTTACTTCCTGATCGGCTTCGCGGTTCTGGTCCTGGTCAACAGCACCGGCACGATCCCAGAGGACATCCGCACTGTCACAGCGGATGCGTCGCGCTGGTTTCTTGTGACTGCCATTGCAGCGCTGGGCATGAAAACATCGCTGCGGCAGGTCTTTGCCGTGGGCTGGAAGCCCATCGGGCTGGTTGCCGTTGAAACCGGCTGGATCTTTTTGTTTGTGGTCGCAGGTATCTATCTTCTGGCCTAG
- a CDS encoding 3-keto-5-aminohexanoate cleavage protein, which yields MTKTNVAGLPLIIEASLNGSTSKKKNPSVPYSDDEILHDAVACMEAGAALIHNHTQEPIIGGTGVLDPEQYARPWRELLKVRGDAILTPTMPVGQEGVSVETRYAHVEQMAKEGLLAQGLCDPGTFNASVMGEDGLFAPSTYLYRNDMRDSRYYVETCRRLNIGLSISIFEPGFLKFILAYDRAGKMPPGGMLKFYFGAMDLPFGLPPSAASLEAYLGMMGECTLPWLVSSFGDDCVGCGLAEEAIKRGGHVQVGLEPYDGDRCPTNVELVEEVVAVAKSYNRPIATPEQAAKILNLPTHPVAYAQVS from the coding sequence TTGACAAAAACCAATGTTGCGGGCTTGCCGCTGATCATCGAAGCCTCATTGAACGGCTCAACCAGCAAGAAAAAGAATCCGTCTGTTCCCTATAGCGACGACGAAATTCTGCACGATGCTGTGGCCTGTATGGAAGCCGGCGCTGCCTTGATACACAATCATACGCAGGAGCCCATCATTGGCGGCACGGGTGTTCTGGACCCGGAGCAATATGCGCGGCCCTGGCGTGAACTTCTCAAAGTTCGCGGCGATGCCATCCTGACACCCACAATGCCGGTCGGGCAGGAAGGTGTCTCTGTAGAAACCCGCTACGCTCATGTGGAACAGATGGCCAAGGAAGGCCTGCTGGCTCAGGGGCTGTGTGACCCTGGCACTTTCAACGCGTCAGTCATGGGAGAAGACGGCCTGTTTGCACCCAGCACCTATCTCTACCGCAATGATATGCGCGACTCGCGCTACTACGTGGAAACCTGCCGGCGTCTCAATATCGGTCTCAGCATCTCGATTTTTGAACCGGGTTTTCTGAAATTCATCCTGGCCTATGACCGGGCGGGCAAGATGCCTCCGGGCGGCATGCTGAAATTCTACTTTGGCGCCATGGATCTGCCGTTCGGGCTGCCGCCCTCTGCGGCCAGCCTTGAGGCCTATCTGGGCATGATGGGCGAGTGCACCCTGCCGTGGCTGGTCTCCAGCTTCGGCGATGATTGCGTCGGCTGCGGCCTTGCGGAAGAAGCCATCAAGCGCGGCGGTCACGTGCAGGTTGGTCTGGAGCCCTATGACGGTGACCGCTGCCCAACCAATGTAGAGCTGGTTGAAGAAGTTGTTGCGGTAGCCAAAAGCTACAACCGTCCAATTGCGACCCCCGAGCAGGCAGCAAAAATCCTGAACCTGCCAACTCACCCAGTTGCCTATGCACAGGTGAGCTAG
- a CDS encoding MBOAT family protein, giving the protein MVFSSLEFIYLFLPPTLAGFFVLRWLGWERGIIWWLIAASLAFYAWWSVAHLALLLGSVGINYLLHKMLVREKSSFVLWLGIVGNLATLAYFKYADFLIGNMNAVAGTDLSMLGIVLPLAISFFTFQQISFLYDTYKDRIADCDFSRYMLFVVFFPQLIAGPIVLQKDTIPQFRLAIFQSRAFLNIAIGGTLFGIGLFKKIVLADGVAPMANAVFGLADAGNAVPMEAAWIGALAYTFQIYFDFSGYCDMALGLARLFGIRLPINFHSPYKSESIVEFWRRWHITLSRFLRDYLYIPLGGNRNGPSRRYVNLFATMVLGGLWHGASWNFVLWGALHGFYLTINHAWTAVAGKSGFAGYLPAPLARIVAQGLTLLAVIVAWVFFRAETFTGAVLILEGMFGLNEVYVLKPWESVLTDTSVFWMQAVGLAAICLFAPNAIELVRKYRPVIDVRDALGKVVAHGQRFMWRPSPAWSMAIFAITLTSIIQMYRLDDLTEFIYFNF; this is encoded by the coding sequence TGTTGCGCTGGCTTGGATGGGAACGCGGCATCATCTGGTGGCTGATAGCCGCCTCCCTGGCATTCTATGCGTGGTGGAGCGTTGCGCACCTTGCCCTGCTGCTGGGCTCTGTGGGCATCAACTATCTGCTGCACAAGATGCTGGTCCGCGAGAAGAGCAGCTTTGTGCTTTGGCTTGGCATTGTCGGCAATCTGGCAACGCTGGCCTACTTCAAGTACGCCGATTTTCTCATCGGAAACATGAATGCCGTTGCAGGTACTGACCTGTCGATGCTTGGCATCGTGCTGCCTCTGGCGATTTCGTTTTTCACCTTTCAGCAAATTTCGTTTCTGTACGACACCTATAAGGACCGCATCGCGGACTGCGATTTCTCGCGCTACATGCTGTTTGTTGTTTTCTTCCCGCAGCTGATCGCGGGTCCGATCGTGTTGCAGAAAGACACAATTCCGCAATTCCGGCTGGCGATTTTCCAGAGTCGCGCCTTCCTGAACATTGCTATTGGCGGCACATTGTTTGGCATCGGCCTGTTCAAGAAGATCGTCCTTGCGGATGGTGTGGCACCCATGGCCAATGCGGTATTCGGGCTGGCTGATGCGGGCAATGCCGTACCGATGGAAGCCGCCTGGATAGGCGCGCTGGCATATACCTTCCAGATCTACTTCGATTTCTCAGGCTATTGCGACATGGCGCTTGGACTTGCACGCCTGTTCGGCATTCGTCTGCCGATCAACTTTCACTCGCCCTATAAATCAGAATCCATCGTGGAGTTCTGGCGGCGCTGGCACATCACCCTGTCACGCTTTCTGCGGGACTATCTTTATATCCCTCTTGGCGGCAACCGGAATGGCCCGTCGCGGCGCTATGTAAACCTGTTTGCCACCATGGTGCTTGGTGGGCTGTGGCACGGTGCCAGCTGGAACTTTGTTCTTTGGGGTGCGCTGCATGGGTTTTACCTCACGATCAACCACGCCTGGACTGCCGTTGCCGGTAAGAGCGGGTTTGCAGGCTATCTGCCTGCTCCCCTTGCCCGCATCGTTGCCCAGGGTCTGACGCTTCTGGCGGTGATTGTGGCCTGGGTGTTCTTTCGTGCGGAAACATTCACCGGCGCGGTGCTGATCCTCGAAGGCATGTTCGGCCTGAACGAGGTCTATGTGCTGAAGCCATGGGAATCCGTCCTGACGGATACCAGCGTGTTCTGGATGCAGGCAGTGGGCCTTGCTGCCATCTGCCTGTTTGCCCCCAACGCCATTGAGCTTGTGCGCAAGTACCGTCCGGTCATCGATGTGCGCGATGCGCTGGGCAAGGTCGTCGCGCATGGTCAGCGGTTCATGTGGCGCCCATCGCCGGCGTGGTCCATGGCGATTTTCGCCATCACGCTCACCTCGATCATTCAGATGTATCGGCTCGATGATCTGACTGAGTTCATCTATTTCAACTTCTAG